Proteins found in one Oncorhynchus mykiss isolate Arlee chromosome 17, USDA_OmykA_1.1, whole genome shotgun sequence genomic segment:
- the LOC110491211 gene encoding zinc finger protein 239-like, whose product MDCFTSFYDPEELRRHTCRPHPCSDCRGSFICPIHLLPRKKTLKRKKTYPCGQCGKRFQTPSSLKTHQLTHTGKKSYHCSQCRKTFSCSFNLKRHQRIHTGEKPFHCFQCGKSFRMEGQLNEHKRIHTGEKPYHCFQCGKSFGRAGALKAHQLIHTGEKPYHCSQCGKSFSQAGHLKTHHRIHSGEKPYHCSVCEMSFPLLQTLNRHQLTHTRTMPYHCSQCGKSFSQTGSLRAHQLTHTVEKPYHCLQCGKSFSHSSNVTAHQLTHTGEKNYHCTQCGKSFSLARYLKKHSQTHTGEKPYHCPQCGKSFRQSSHLRAHKLTHTGEKPCTASLSVGRSSGRQQT is encoded by the coding sequence ATGGACTGCTTCACTAGTTTCTATGATCCAGAGGAGTTGAGAAGGCACACTTGTAGGCCCCACCCCTGCTCAGATTGCAGAGGCAGTTTTATTTGTCCAATTCACCTCCTACCACGCAAAAAGACCCTCAAAAGAAAGAAAACGTACCcgtgtggtcaatgtgggaagagatttcaGACACCAAGCAGCTTGAAGACGCACCAGCTTACTCACACAGGAAAGAAGtcgtaccactgctcccagtgtaggAAGACTTTCAGTTGTTCGTTCAATTTGAAGAGGCATcagagaatacatacaggagagaagcctttccactgctTCCAATGTGGGAAGAGCTTCCGTATGGAAGGACAGCTAAATGAAcacaagagaatacacacaggagaaaagccgtACCACTGctttcagtgtgggaagagctttggtCGGGCAGGAGCTCTAAAGGCACACCAGctaattcacacaggagagaagccataccactgctctcagtgtgggaagagcttcagtcAAGCAGGACACCTGAAGACACACCATCGAATTCACTCGGGAGAGAAGCCATACCACTGCTCTGTTTGTGAGATGAGTTTTCCTCTTTTACAGACCTTAAATAGACACCAGCTTACTCACACAAGAACGATGCCttatcactgctcccagtgtgggaagagcttcagtcAAACAGGAAGCCTGAGGGCACACCAGTTAACTCACACAgtagagaagccttaccactgccttcaatgtggaaagagtttcagtCATTCATCAAATGTGACGGCCCACCAGttaactcacacaggagagaagaatTACCACTGcactcagtgtgggaagagcttcagtcTGGCAAGATATCTGAAGAAACATAGTCAAAcgcacacgggagagaagccttaccactgccctcagtgtgggaagagtttccgTCAGTCATCACATCTGAGGGCACACAAGttaactcacacaggagagaagccctgTACCGCTTCTCTCAGTGTGGGAAGATCTTCAGGCAGACAGCAGACTTAA
- the LOC118940176 gene encoding zinc finger protein 180-like has translation MTHQKTHTGERPYHCSQCGTSVSNLAHLKRHQRIIHLGEKPYHCSQCDKRFSQAGHLKTHQRTHTGEKPYHCSQCGKSFGRAGSLKTHQITHTEEKPYHCSQCGDNFTSLYFLKKHQITHTGEQPYHCSQCGKSFSQAGDLKQHQRTHTGEKPYHCTQCGKRFGWARALKTHQLTHTEEKPYHCSQCGRSFSQTAHLKKHQLTHTGEQPYHCSQCGKSFSQAGDLKQHQRTHTGEKPYHCTQCGKGFSRPAHLTRHQRTHTGEKPYHCSQCGKSCSQTADLKRHQLTHIGEKPYHCSRCGKSFRHLTTLKMHQMRSFSTAVSVGRVLNA, from the coding sequence ATGACGCACCAGaaaactcacacaggagagaggccttaccactgctcccaatgtgggacTAGCGTCAGTAATTTAGCACATCTAAAGCGACACCAGAGGATAATACACctgggagagaagccttaccactgctctcagtgtgaTAAGCGCTTCAGTCAGGCAGGTCACCTAAAGACACACCAGcgaactcacacaggagagaagccttaccactgctctcagtgtgggaagagctttggtCGGGCAGGATCTCTGAAGACACACCAGATTACTCACACAGAagagaagccttatcactgctctCAATGTGGGGATAACTTCACCAGTTTATATTTCCTAAAGAAACACCAGATAACTCACACAGGAGAGCAGCCGtaccactgctctcagtgtggaaagagcttcagtcaggcaggagacctgAAGCAACACCAGcgaactcacacaggagagaagccataccACTGCACTCAGTGTGGGAAGCGGTTTGGTTGGGCACGAGCTCTAAAGACACACCAGCTAACTCACACAGAggagaagccttatcactgctctcagtgtgggagGAGCTTCAGTCAGACGGCACACCTGAAGAAACACCAGCTAACTCACACAGGAGAGCAGCCGtaccactgctctcagtgtggaaagagcttcagtcaggcaggagacctgAAGCAACACCAGcgaactcacacaggagagaagccataccACTGCACTCAGTGTGGGAAGGGTTTCAGTCGGCCAGCACACCTAACGAGACACCAGCGAACTCAcaccggagagaagccttaccactgctctcaatgtgggaagagctgCAGTCAGACAGCAGACCTAAAGAGGCACCAGCTAACGCACAtcggagagaagccttaccactgctctcggtgtgggaagagtttcaggcATTTAACAACTCTGAAGATGCACCAGATGAGAAGCTTTTCCACTGCTGttagtgtgggaagagttttaaatGCATAA